The Astatotilapia calliptera chromosome 17, fAstCal1.2, whole genome shotgun sequence genome has a segment encoding these proteins:
- the LOC113009772 gene encoding MARVEL domain-containing protein 3-like, with protein MDSGRKRLKTHVPVSLAFLSVFQISWLMISFIVIFFRSSSSPPYYPREADSHPSHARERVNHSDSKWNYICSRRGIILICAVLTNALVLICVVAAQMVTSGMSSAASMGGFNLNSNINFEGTELQKLRELDMQYNQMRAPSIYGGIPFSLTFGIVSLLFVVSGNKPPHRMSRKLLFGALVFQAVGAVVYVVAVGLYLHFMIKVNSTDVCKQREILYSRNGYTWMNCNVSGADAAVALFGLITAILYIAGTVLTFQTIQHVKRYLQEQKRREEEKKQDRNNPQRAPLWAETTSV; from the exons atgGACTCAGGCAGAAAAAGGCTAAAAACACATGTTCCTGTCTCATTggcctttctgtcagtgtttcagaTTAGTTGGTTGATGATTTCcttcattgttatctttttcagGTCCTCCTCATCACCCCCATATTACCCCCGAGAAGCTGACTCACATCCAAGTCATGCACGGGAACGAGTGAATCACAGTGACTCCAAATGGAACTACATTTGCTCCAGAAGAG GTATCATCCTGATCTGCGCTGTGCTGACCAACGCCCTGGTCCTCATCTGTGTGGTCGCAGCTCAGATGGTTACGTCGGGAATGTCCTCGGCAGCCAGCATGGGCGGCTTCAACCTCAACTCCAACATCAACTTTGAGGGTACTGAGCTGCAGAAGCTACGAGAACTAGACATGCAGTATAACCAAATGAGGGCACCAAGCATCTATGGCGGCATCCCCTTCAGCCTCACCTTTGGAATAGTCTCACTGCTGTTTGTGGTGTCTGGGAACAAACCCCCCCACCGGATGTCGCGAAAGCTCCTGTTTGGAGCGCTGGTCTTTCAGGCGGTGGGCGCAGTGGTGTATGTGGTGGCTGTCGGCCTCTACCTGCACTTCATGATCAAAGTCAACTCCACAGATGTGTGCAAGCAGCGGGAGATTCTGTATTCGCGGAACGGCTACACCTGGATGAACTGTAACGTGAGTGGGGCCGATGCAGCTGTGGCTCTGTTCGGACTCATCACCGCCATTCTGTACATTGCTGGCACAGTGCTCACTTTCCAGACCATTCAGCACGTGAAGCGTTACCTACAGGAACAAAAGCGGCgggaagaggagaaaaagcagGATCGGAACAACCCACAGAGGGCTCCGCTGTGGGCCGAGACCACATCTGTGTGA